One Halalkalicoccus tibetensis genomic region harbors:
- a CDS encoding RNA-binding domain-containing protein — MIYRIEASVRAPVEDTEVTDRVRDAVANLFPNAELEAREGELVGTTHSMDHFSELLHRQEILDTARSEFFRRQSGEYFSFSLKKQAAFQGVVNFAVGETDELGEIDVEVRVDEPDVESYIDHVAPPTEEGRPVEP, encoded by the coding sequence ATGATCTACCGGATCGAGGCGTCCGTCCGCGCGCCCGTCGAGGACACCGAGGTCACCGACAGGGTCCGGGACGCCGTGGCGAACCTGTTTCCCAACGCCGAGCTCGAGGCCCGGGAGGGCGAGCTCGTCGGGACGACCCACTCGATGGATCACTTCTCGGAGCTGCTGCACCGCCAGGAGATCCTCGACACCGCCCGCAGCGAGTTCTTCCGGCGGCAGTCGGGCGAGTACTTCTCCTTCTCGCTCAAGAAACAGGCCGCCTTCCAGGGCGTGGTGAACTTCGCGGTCGGCGAGACCGACGAGCTCGGTGAGATCGACGTCGAGGTGCGGGTCGACGAGCCCGACGTGGAGAGCTACATCGACCACGTCGCCCCGCCGACGGAAGAGGGACGGCCCGTCGAGCCCTGA